Proteins co-encoded in one Salvia splendens isolate huo1 chromosome 4, SspV2, whole genome shotgun sequence genomic window:
- the LOC121798582 gene encoding protein TRANSPORT INHIBITOR RESPONSE 1-like — protein sequence MAYSFPEEVLEHVFSFLRSDRDRNAVSLVCRSWYEIERWCRHRVFIGNCYAVSPEIVIRRFPEVRAVEMKGKPHFADFNLVPEGWGGYVQPWIRAMAASYPSLEEIRLKRMVVTDESLDLIARSFKHFKVLVLASCEGFTTDGLASIAANCRNLREIDLRESEVEDLSGNWLSDFPDNCTSLVSLNMSCLGSEVNFPALERLVGRCPNLRTLQLNRAVPLEKLPNLLHRAPQLVEFGTGAYSAEIRPDIYSNVAEAFSVCKQLRGLSGFWDVVPAYLPAMYSACAGITSLDLTSAAIQSPDLVKIISLCPHVQCLWVLDYIEDAGLEALAASCKDLQELRVFPSDLEAEANVALTEQGLVSVSEGCPKLQSVLYFCRQMSNAALITIARNRPEMVRFRLCIIEPQAPDYLTLEPLDTGFGAIVENCKELRRLSMSGLLTDRVFECIGKHAKKLEMLSIAFAGDSDIGLHHVLSGCDSLRKLEIRDCPFGDKALLANAAKLETMRSLWMSSCLVSYGACKLLAQKMPRLNVEVIDERGHPNSRPENCPVEKLYIYRTVAGRRVDMPDFIWTMDKNPGSPEVFVSNGAVEL from the exons ATGGCGTACTCGTTTCCAGAGGAGGTCCTCGAGCATGTTTTCTCTTTCCTAAGGTCCGACCGTGACCGGAACGCGGTGTCGCTGGTGTGCCGGTCGTGGTACGAGATCGAGCGGTGGTGCCGCCACCGCGTCTTCATCGGGAACTGCTACGCCGTGTCTCCGGAGATAGTGATTCGGCGGTTCCCGGAGGTGCGGGCGGTGGAGATGAAGGGGAAGCCGCATTTCGCGGATTTCAACCTCGTGCCGGAGGGCTGGGGCGGCTACGTGCAGCCGTGGATTAGGGCGATGGCGGCGTCCTACCCCTCGCTCGAGGAGATCAGGCTCAAGCGGATGGTCGTCACCGACGAAAGCCTCGACCTGATCGCCAGATCGTTTAAGCATTTCAAGGTTTTGGTGCTCGCTTCCTGTGAGGGCTTCACTACTGACGGCCTCGCTTCGATTGCTGCTAATTGCAG GAACCTTAGAGAGATAGATTTGCGGGAGAGTGAAGTGGAGGACCTAAGTGGGAATTGGCTTAGTGATTTCCCTGACAACTGCACTTCACTGGTGTCACTTAACATGTCTTGTTTAGGCTCAGAGGTTAATTTCCCTGCCTTGGAGCGCCTGGTTGGCCGGTGCCCTAATTTGAGGACTCTTCAGCTAAACCGTGCTGTACCCCTTGAGAAGCTGCCCAACCTGCTTCACCGGGCCCCCCAATTGGTTGAATTTGGAACCGGGGCCTACTCAGCTGAAATCCGACCTGATATATACTCAAACGTGGCAGAAGCATTTTCAGTCTGTAAGCAACTCAGAGGCTTGTCCGGGTTTTGGGATGTTGTTCCAGCTTATCTTCCTGCTATGTATTCAGCCTGTGCCGGAATCACTTCTCTGGATTTGACTTCTGCAGCGATTCAAAGTCCTGATCTTGTAAAAATTATTAGCCTATGTCCGCATGTACAGTGTCTCTGG GTTCTGGATTACATTGAAGATGCTGGTCTGGAAGCCCTGGCTGCATCTTGCAAGGATTTGCAAGAACTTCGGGTGTTCCCTTCTGATCTTGAGGCAGAAGCTAACGTTGCTTTGACAGAACAGGGGCTTGTCTCCGTTTCTGAAGGCTGCCCCAAGCTCCAGTCTGTTCTATACTTTTGTCGTCAAATGTCAAATGCTGCCTTGATTACAATTGCAAGGAACCGGCCAGAGATGGTCCGCTTTCGACTTTGTATCATTGAGCCTCAAGCTCCTGACTACCTGACACTCGAACCACTTGATACTGGTTTTGGAGCCATAGTAGAGAACTGCAAGGAATTACGACGCCTTTCCATGTCCGGCCTCCTTACGGATCGAGTTTTTGAATGTATTGGGAAGCATGCTAAGAAATTGGAGATGCTTTCCATAGCTTTTGCCGGGGATAGTGACATCGGCCTCCATCATGTTTTGTCTGGATGTGATAGCCTGCGGAAACTGGAAATCAGGGACTGTCCATTTGGGGACAAAGCTCTCTTAGCAAATGCTGCAAAGCTAGAGACAATGCGATCCCTTTGGATGTCATCATGCTTGGTGAGCTATGGAGCGTGTAAGCTGCTTGCTCAAAAGATGCCCAGGCTCAATGTTGAAGTTATAGATGAGAGAGGTCACCCTAATTCCCGACCAGAAAATTGCCCTGTTGAGAAACTCTACATCTACCGGACAGTTGCAGGACGGAGAGTCGACATGCCTGATTTCATCTGGACGATGGACAAAAACCCAGGGAGCCCAGAGGTTTTTGTGAGCAATGGTGCTGTTGAGCTATAA
- the LOC121798581 gene encoding tubby-like F-box protein 3: MSFKSILQDMKGEFGSISRKGFEGRFGRSRSHRVVEESTVTAVDALRQSCWANMPPELLRDVLMRIEESDCDWPSRQNVVACAGVCRSWRDNMKEIVRNLEVSGKITFPISVKQPGPRNTLIQCFIKRNRSSQTYLLYLNYSQASNDNGKFLLAARRCRRPTYTDYIISLNVGDISKTSSNYIGKLRSNFLGTKFTVFDAQPPNAGAKVTKSRSTRLVGMRQIAPRVPAGNFPVAHIAYELNVLGSRGPRRMQCVMDAIPFVAIETGGSAPTQTAFIPGNFDSFPSLPFFRSKSMRSDSFQSGPLSTPKDEMLVLKNKTPRWHDQLQCWCLNFNGRVTVASVKNFQLVASLENGAGGQEQQQENVVLQFGKVGKDIFTMDYQYPISAFQAFAICLSSFDTKIACE, encoded by the exons ATGTCATTCAAGAGTATACTTCAGGATATGAAGGGTGAATTCGGGAGCATATCTAGGAAAGGGTTTGAAGGGAGGTTTGGGAGGTCTAGGTCTCACCGGGTAGTCGAGGAGTCTACGGTGACtgctgtggatgctctgaggCAGAGCTGCTGGGCGAATATGCCACCAGAGCTCTTGAGGGACGTGCTTATGCGTATTGAGGAATCAGATTGTGATTGGCCCTCGAGGCAGAATGTTGTTGCTTGTGCTGGTGTCTGTAGAAGCTGGAGGGATAACATGAAGGAGATTGTCAGAAACTTGGAAGTGTCTGGAAAGATTACCTTTCCTATTTCTGTGAAGCAG CCTGGTCCAAGAAACACCCTAATTCAGTGTTTCATTAAGCGGAATCGAAGCTCTCAAACATATCTCCTATACCTTAACTATAGTCAAG CTTCTAATGATAATGGGAAGTTTCTTCTTGCTGCTCGAAGATGTCGACGGCCAACTTACACTGACTACATAATATCTCTGAATGTTGGAGACATATCTAAGACCAGCAGCAACTACATCGGGAAGTTGAG GTCTAATTTTTTGGGAACCAAGTTCACAGTCTTTGATGCTCAGCCCCCAAATGCTGGAGCTAAAGTTACTAAATCTCGTTCAACGAGGTTAGTAGGAATGAGACAAATTGCTCCTAGGGTCCCTGCTGGCAACTTTCCGGTGGCCCACATTGCTTATGAGTTGAATGTCTTAGGTTCGAG GGGACCAAGGCGGATGCAGTGTGTCATGGATGCTATCCCTTTTGTTGCGATCGAGACAGGAGGTAGTGCTCCAACACAAACGGCATTCATACCAGGAAACTTCGATTCGTTTCCCTCTCTCCCATTTTTTAGGTCAAAATCTATGCGCTCGGATAGCTTCCAATCTGGACCCCTATCAACACCCAAAGACGAAATGCTAGTATTAAAAAACAAGACTCCTAGATGGCACGATCAACTCCAATGCTGGTGCCTCAACTTTAATGGGCGTGTCACTGTCGCCTCAGTGAAGAACTTCCAGCTCGTTGCATCCCTTGAGAATGGAGCTGGAGGGCAAGAGCAGCAGCAGGAGAACGTTGTCCTCCAATTCGGGAAGGTCGGGAAGGACATCTTCACCATGGACTATCAGTACCCGATATCTGCTTTCCAGGCGTTTGCCATATGCCTCAGCAGCTTTGACACCAAGATTGCGTGCGAATGA
- the LOC121798580 gene encoding sodium/hydrogen exchanger 2-like, with protein MGVGLGSVSRAILGKLASSDPDEVSVSSITLFVTLLCICVVLGHLLEENRWINESVNALFIGLGTGTILLLATKGVSSRILEFNEELFFIYLLPPIIFNAGFQVKKKQFFRNFMTITLFGAVGTMISFCIISFGAKMLFDQLNLGYLELQDYLAIGAIFSATDSVCTLQVLNQDETPFLHSLVFGEGVVNDATSVVLFNAIQKFDLSEINSTMAFTFVGNFFYLFITSTLLGVLMGLLSAYIIRKLYFGRHSTDREVALMILMAYLSYIMAELYDMSGILTVFFCGIVMSHYTWHNVTESSRVTTKHAFATLSFIAETFIFLYVGMDALDLEKWKFASSSPIKSVGASAALFGLVVVGRAAFIFPLSFLFNFTKKSESSKLNLKQQVTIWWAGLMRGAVSMALAYNQFAKSGHTKQPGNAIMITCTITVVLFTTVVFGLLTKHFVRFMFPPSDHINDDDLSEPSSPTSALSLPLLSNGEGSEVNGEKRSIRPPCSLQMLLSAPTNTVHYYWRKFDDSFMRPVFGGRGFTEFVPGTPREDSDNQLV; from the exons ATGGGTGTTGGTTTAGGTTCTGTGTCGAGGGCCATTTTAGGGAAATTGGCCTCTAGTGATCCTGATGAGGTTTCAGTTAGTTCCATTACGCTCTTCGTCACGCTCCTCTGCATCTGCGTTGTGCTCGGCCATCTACTCGAAGAAAATCGGTGGATTAATGAGTCTGTTAATGCACTTTTCATT GGTTTGGGTACTGGAACCATTCTGTTGCTTGCTACTAAAGGAGTGAGCTCGCGGATCTTGGAATTCAACGAGGAGCTCTTTTTCATATACCTCTTACCGCCTATTATATTTAATGCTGG GTTCCAGGTGAAAAAGAAGCAATTTTTCAGGAATTTCATGACCATTACTTTGTTTGGAGCTGTTGGGACGATGATATCCTTCTGCATCATCTCATTCG GTGCGAAAATGCTTTTCGACCAATTGAATTTGGGCTATTTGGAACTTCAGGACTATCTTG CTATTGGAGCAATCTTTTCAGCTACGGATTCTGTATGCACACTGCAG GTTCTTAATCAGGATGAGACGCCATTTCTCCACAGTCTAGTTTTTGGGGAAGGCGTGGTCAATGATGCCACGTCTGTGGTGTTATTTAACGCAATTCAGAAATTTGACCTCTCAGAGATTAATTCCACAATGGCCTTTACGTTTGTCGGAAACTTCTTCTATTTGTTCATAACTAGTACGCTGCTTGGTGTCTTG ATGGGATTGCTTAGTGCTTATATTATTAGAAAGTTGTACTTTGGAAG GCACTCAACGGATCGTGAAGTTGCTTTAATGATTCTCATGGCTTACTTATCTTATATAATGGCCGAG CTCTATGATATGAGTGGGATCCTGACAGTGTTCTTCTGTGGAATTGTTATGTCGCACTATACCTGGCATAACGTTACAGAAAGTTCTAGAGTTACGACCAA GCATGCTTTTGCAACTTTGTCCTTCATTGCAGAGACATTTATCTTCCTGTACGTTGGTATGGATGCACTGGATCTTGAAAAATGGAAATTCGCAAGCAGCAG CCCTATAAAATCTGTTGGAGCTAGTGCAgctttatttggtttagttGTTGTTGGGAGAGCGGCTTTTATCTTTCCGCTGTCCTTTCTATTTAACTTTACGAAGAAATCCGAGAGCAGCAAACTCAACCTCAAGCAGCAG GTCACAATTTGGTGGGCTGGTCTAATGAGAGGCGCTGTTTCAATGGCGTTAGCTTATAATCAG TTTGCCAAATCTGGCCATACCAAGCAGCCGGGGAACGCGATCATGATCACCTGTACCATAACTGTGGTCCTCTTCACTACTGTG GTGTTCGGATTGTTGACAAAGCATTTCGTGAGGTTTATGTTTCCTCCATCGGACCATATTAACGATGACGATCTATCGGAACCTTCAAGTCCGACGTCGGCTCTGTCATTGCCCCTTCTGAGCAATGGGGAAGGATCGGAAGTGAATGGAGAGAAGAGGAGCATTCGACCTCCGTGTAGTCTGCAGATGCTTCTAAGTGCTCCAACCAACACTGTCCACTATTATTGGAGAAAATTCGATGACTCGTTCATGCGGCCGGTGTTTGGAGGTCGGGGATTTACGGAGTTCGTGCCGGGCACACCAAGAGAAGATAGTGACAACCAATTAGTATGA